CGGCTTGCGGCGGTCTGCGCCACCGGGTTGGATGTGCGGGTGCGATCGGTACGAATCGGCCTCTGTGCCGTGTTGGTGACTGCTGTTCTGGCCGTCGGAGGCAGTGGTGCTCCACTGATGCTGCAGTCCGCCGACAGTGCGGCCTTCGCCGCCGACGGGACTCCCGTCGCGCGGCAGCGGAACGGTCCGAGCACGACGACCATCACGATCAGTTGGGTCGGCGACAACATCCTCGGCACCGACAGCGACTTCGGCGGCGGGACCCTTCCGGAGCTGTGGGCGCGTGCGGGCAGGTCCCCGAACTACTTCTTCCAGAACGTGAAACGGTACTTCACCGCGGACGATCTGACCGTGGCGAACTTCGAGGTCGCACTGACCGACGAGCGCCGCGAACGGTACAAGGGCGACGGCGAGACCTACCATTTCTACGGCGACCCTGCGGTCGCCGAATCCCTGCCCGCCGCCGGCATCGACGTCGTCACCTTGGCCAACAACCACACGTTCGATTACGGCCAGGCCGGCTTCGACGACACCATACGCACGTTGGACGCCGTCGGCGTCGACTACGTCGGAACCGGACACGGGTCTGAGGGTTCGGCGTATGACTTCCGGGTCATCCGCGATGTCAAGGGCGTCCGGGTCGGACTGGTCGGATATCAAGCGTGGGCCGACACGGCGTCATTCCGTGCCAAAGTCCGCACCGACTTCTCGACGCTGCGCGCGGAGGGCGCACAGGTGGTGATCCCGTTCTTCCACTGGGGAATCGAGGCGGAGAACAGGCCGTACGAGGTGCAGACCTCGCTCGCCGAGTTCGCTGTCGACCAGGGCGCCGACGCCGTCATCGGCACACACCCGCACGTGCTTCAGTCGATGTCGACGTACAAGGGCAGGTTGATCGCCTACTCACTCGGCAACTTCTCCTTCGGAGGCAACACCAACCCATCGGACAAACGGACCATGATCCTGCAGACTCGGCTCACCGTCACAGGCGAACGCGTGTCGAGATCGGAGTTCCGGGTGATCCCCACTCGTCTGTCGCGCGACGCCGAATTCAACGACTACGTGCCGACGCCTTACCGCGGCGCCGAGAAGGCGGAGACGTTGGAGTTCATCAACGAGATCTCGCCAGACCTCAACGGCCGAATCAGCACACGTTTCCGAACTGTCGAGTGAACCGACCTCGTGTTTCGGTGATGCGCCCGGAGGGCACTCGAACTTCGATGGCGAGACCGTGGTCCGCGAGGCGACGTGCATCAGGCGCTGGCATCAACGTCGGCTCATGTTCGACGACTACGGGAGCTGACCGGCGCGGTTCGTGCCCATCAACGATTCGCCTGACTCCCACACAGCGGTGAACGCCGCGTCGAGCCGGTCCTCCACCACCTGCAACGCTCGGATCCCGAACAAGACGTCGTCGTGCAGCGACGGCTCGTCCGCGAGCAGGGAGGCGACCACCTCGTCTCTCATGACGAGTTCGTGGACAGCGTCGGCTTCGACATGCTCTCGGTAGAACAGTCGTGCGGGTTCCGGGGCGTCGATGCGATCGAGCCCGGCCAGCAGCCACCCCGATCCCACCGGCGACGTCATTTCGGTGGCCGCGAAGTGTCCGACTGTCGCTCCCCGTCGGGATCGACGAAGGCCGAAGCACGACATCAAGTTGACCGGTGCGAGAACCGCCGCCGGCGCCGCATCGAGATACGCCAAGTACCCGTCATCGAGTTTCATCGACGACAGCAACTCGGCGAACAGCGCCTGGTGCACCCGGTCGGCTCGGCCCGCTCCGTACTCGTCGTACTCGACTGCGACGAACAACGCCTTCGCCGCAGGCCGAAGACGTGGGATCGCCCACGCGTGCGGGTCAGCCTCCTTGAGGTGATAGATGGACCGGGCAGCGAAGTAGTCGTTGAACTCGTCCTCGGTGCCGTGCCTCTTCAAGTGCGCGGTCACACCCGAGGGCACAACACGGGCCAGCGCACCCAGTTGTGCATCCGCAGATCCCTCGCCGGGCAGACTGTCAGCCTCCGCGCCGACAGCGGCGAGAAAGAGGTCTTCCAATCGGATGCGCGCCGCGATGAGTGCCGGATCCCACTCGCAGTCCCGGCCGGCGTCGGACCAGCCTCGATAGTGGAGTTCATGGCATACGAGGAGCCCGAGATGAACGTCGTCGCCCCACGGGTCGAGATCCTCCGGGAGATCGATCCGCGTCGGAGCGTCGACGGGAGCTGCACGGATCGCTTCGATGATCCGCTGGGACACCGGGCCGCGAGAGCCGGGCAGCGGACGGTGAGCGAAGTGTGTCGGATTCCTGATCTGTCGAGTCACGAGTAACGGATACCCGGCTCCGTGAGCCGTCAAACGCCCGGTGTCCGGGTGGTATTCGCCCTCAAACCTATGAAGCTCCAGGTCGGCCGCGGTTCGCGCGTCTGCGGCGCGGCGGAGGATTGACTCCCGCCTGATCGGGGTATCCCGGTCTGACGAACATCACCGTAGGAGGGATCCATGAGAGACACCATCGCGGGCCTGACGTCGACAGCCACACCCGGCGCGTTGCTTCACCGCTCCGGCCTCGTTGTACGCGGAGACGCGGTTTCCGAGTCCGACCACCTTCCGATCCGATCGGGGCCGGTCACGGTGCGTCTGTCCAAGGCACTCGGGTCGCCCGGACCCATGCCCGACGTGGTCGGGGTCGCCGTGCGATTCCCTCCGTCGACTGTGCTCGTCGGCGCCGACAGCGGCCGCTGGGACTTGATGCTGTCGGGGCCCGAGCATCGTATTGCAGGCCTGCCCGTGATGCGGCCGGCATTTCGCTGGAACGCGGTCCCGCTGACGGCACACGGACAGTTCCAGTACCGCGAGCGAACGTGGCGGGTGTTCGGTGAACTGCTCACACCGACAAACGGCTCCGGCCTCGATCTCGAAGACCTCAGTCGTGGGCTCTCCCGTGCCCCGGGAGGCCTGACGTTGACCGCAGAACTCGACGGACAGCCGAGTGTGCCGTTGGCGACGATCGAGTTCGGAGGCGATCCGATAGCGGAGGACTTCGCCGGGTTCGATCCGATGTCGGTCCCGGACGACGTGCGACCGGTCCGAGGCTGGTGGGACGACCTGCGGCATGCGGCATATCGCGGACGGAACGGCTGATATGACATTCCCACTGACCTCGCCGGACGCGCCAGTCGTACCGAACGACCTCCACGGTGTGTACCGACCGCAGGAGGACACCTGCCTCCTCATTGACGCGCTGTCATCCGTCGACTTCGTCGGCGCCAAGATGCTCGACCTGTGCACCGGTTCGGGGGCGGTGGCGATCGCAGGCGCGCTACGAGGTGCCGATGTGACGGCTGTGGACTCGTGCCCTCACGCGGTCGACGCCACCCGTCTCGCGGCCGTCCAGGCCGGCGTGGCCCTCACTGTCAGCCGGTCTGATGTGGCAGCGGTGGAGCAGACCGGATTCGACCTCGTCACCTGCAACCCTCCCTATGTGCCGACACCGCCGGGAACAGAGGCGTCCGCCGTCGGACCGAGCCACGCCTGGAACGCCGGGCCCAACGGTCGAGCCGTGCTCGATGTCGTCTGCGCGGTGCTGCCCCGGCTGTTGGCGGAGGACGGGACCGCACTCGTCGTCCAGTCCGAACTCGCCGACGTCGACGCGACCGTGGCGGCGCTGCGAGGGGCGGGACTCCGGGCGAAAGTCGTTCGTGAACGTCTGATCCCGTTCGGCCCGGTCGTCGAGTCGCGAAGAGAACTCCTGGTCCGCAAGGGATTCCTGGACCCGACAAGCGAAAAGGAATCGATAGTCGTGATTCGCGCCCAACGAGCTGGCCGATCCCCGAGAGAGGCGACATGACAAACCGCGACGACCGAGCTCGTCGGGTGCGGGTCGTTCCGAAGGGACCGATCCTAGTCGACGGACCAGTCGAGGTGGAATGTCCCGATGGTTCCGTCGTCCGCTGCGACCGCTTCAAAGTCGCGATCTGTGCGTGTGGACTCAGCGCCACCGCACCGCTGTGCGACGCGAGCCACCGTCGGCGGCTCACACCGGCCGGGGCCAGGAGAGAAAGAGAACACCACTGACGACAGGAGACAACAATGACCGACGACGACCCGATTCACAAAGGCTCCGCGCCGAAGACGCCTCCGGCCGGACGGCCGCTCGATGGGGCGGTGGTGGCCATTCTCGCAGCCGATGGTGTTGAGGAGGTCGAGTTGACGGCACCACGAGAAGCCGTGGAGCGGGCAGGCGCGCGCACAGTGCTCGTGTCCCTTCACGACGGCGAGATCCAAGCCTTCCACAACGATGTCGAGCCCGCGGCTCGGTTCGCCGTCGACAAGGTGATCACGGACGTGTCTGTGGCCGACTTCGACGCGCTGATCCTGCCAGGCGGAACGACGAATCCCGACAAGTTGCGACAGGACGTGCACGCCGTCGACTTTGTTCGAGGGTGTATGCATGCGGACAGGCCGACGGGGGTGATCTGCCACGGTGGCTGGACTCTCGTCGAAGCGAATGTGGTCGCAGGCCGTACGCTCACCAGCTACCCGAGCATCCGTACTGACATCCGGAACGCCGGGGGCACTGTCGTCGACGGCGAGGTAGTCGTCGACGGTGCTCTGGTGTCTAGTAGAAACCCAGACGATCTCCCCGCATTCTGCGCCAAGATCGTCGATGTGTTCGCCCGTCAGCGGTAGTACGGCGAGCCGCCTGACCGACGTCCTTGTTTGAACCGACGCCGTTCCGGGTACCCCGTGAGCCCAACCATCAAGGAGGTACTGCCATGTCCGAGATTCAACTCGCGACCGTCGACGTTCTCGCGAAGTCGTCGACGTTCACGTCTGTCGGCTGGATCGGCTACATCATCATCGGAGGCCTCGCCGGCTGGCTGGCGAGCAAGGTGATGGGCACCGACGCGCAGATGGGGCTGTTGGCCAACATCGTCGTCGGTGTGATCGGCGCCCTGCTCGGCGGGTTCTTGCTGAGCTTCTTCCTCGACACAGCCAGCGGCGGAATGTGGTTCACGTTCTTCACTGCGCTGGCCGGATCGATCATCCTGCTCGCGATTCTGCGCGCCTTCTCGGGGAGACGAGCGGGCTAACGCCGCGGCCGGTCGGGCACGAAGCCGTGCTGTGCTCCCCACAGCACGGCTTGTGCCCGAGTGGTCACCCCGATACGCCGGTAACACGTTCGGATGTAGGTCTTCACGGAGTTGATCGACAGTCCAGTCCGATCCGTGATGTCGGCGTTGCTCAGGCCCTGGGTGATGAGGGCCAACACCTCGGCCTCACGTTGAGTGAGGCCTTCTTCACGTCCTGGCCAGTCCCCCGCACTGGACACTGCCGTCTCCGTTCGGCCCGGGAACACCCGGGGCGCGCCGTCGGCTTCGTGAATCCTCTCCAGCGCGTCCACCAGTTCAGCGGCCGGCAGCTTCTTGGACAGGAACGCTGCGGCGCCGTTCTCCAGAGCTGCCGCCGCTATGGGCTCGGAGACCTCCCACGAATACATGACGACCTGCCCCACCTTGCTGTCGGTCAGCAGGGAGTCGATCGTCTGCTTGTCGGCGGGCGGGTTCGCGAACGAGTCGTACAGGGCGATGTCCACCGGCTCGGAGACGTCACCCGAGGTGGACAACGCCTGGACGCTCACCCGGTGTGAGTAGAGCCTGAGCATTGTCGCAAGCCCCCTCACAACAACGTCGTAGTCGTCGATGATCGCCACCGTGATCGGTCCCATAACCAAACCGTACCCACCTTCGGTACACCCTTAAGGGTGAGCCGACTAACCCCTTGCGCCTCCTATGGTCGGATGGGCGGCACGTGCCGCCCACGAACGAAGGGGACATCGCCTCGTGCAAGGACAACTCGACCATCCCGCCGCCGATCGCCCGGCGTTTCGGTACGGCCGATTCTGGTATTACCGGGACGATGATCGCTGGGAGTGGTCCGACCAGCTCGCCCGATTGCACGGCTATGAGTCGGCGGAGTCGGTCGCCCCCACCATCGACCTGCTCCTCGCCCACAAGCACCCGGACGACAGGGAGCGCGTGGCGGAACTGATCGAACGGGTCCGACGCGCGGGAGCGCCGTTCAGCAGTGAACACCGCATCATCGACCGGCGCGGGTCGATCATCCCGGTGATCGTCATCGGCGACCTCATGCATGATCCCGGGGGACGTCGGCGCGGTACTTTCGGCTTCTACGTCGCGTCGTCAACCGGCGGCGAGGTCCCTGACAGCGCCAATTCGCGCGGCCGCATGGACATCGACGAGATGGTCCGCAGGCGCGCGACGATCGAGCGAGTGAAGGGCGCCGTGATGCTCGCATATCGACTCAACGCCCAGCAGGCGTTCGATCTGCTCGTCTGGCGGTCCCAGGAGTCGAATGTGAAGCTCTATGAGCTTGCCGCAGCGATCGACGCCAGACTCGCCGATGTCGACCTGCCGTCGCGGGCGCGATCCAGCTTCGACCGCATCGTCCTCAGCGCGCACGAAGACGTGTCGCCGTGAACGCTCCTCACGCTGTCGCGGCCTCGGCCGCGAGCCTCGACAGCGTGTCCTGAAGATCTCGTTCCGAGACGAGCGGAAAGCCGACCTTCTCCAGGAGGCTCTTGTCCGTCACCTTCGACCAGTCGTAGGTGTGGCGAACGAGAGTCTCGTCGGGACCCTGCGACTCCAGTTCCCACACCCACTCCCAACCGGGCGGCTCGGTTCCCGCCGGGGCCGTCTTCCATGCCAGAAGCTTGTCCTTGGCGTACCCGGTCACGTGGTTGTCGGTCTGGTACTCCCCGCCCATGTGAGAGCCTTCCATGTTCATGGTGAAGACGTCGCCGACGTGCTGGATTCGGTCGGCGTGGTCGACGCCCCTGATGAAACCGGAGCCGTCCAGCGACTGGTGCCGCTCGGGGTTGCTCAGCACGTCGAAGACTCGATCGACCGGTGCGTCGATGACTCGCTCCACTGTCACACTCGTTTGATCGCTCATGACTCCACCGTGCCGGAACTCGGCCGACTCGGCAACCGGGATCGGTTCGCCGAGCGGGCTGTTTTGAGCTCCGACCTGGAGGGGAACCCGATACGCCGTTCAGGCGACAGAACGGTCGACCCCGTGGCAGCGTCACCGACGATCATGTTTGGTCACGAAAGCCTCGGGTACTCGGACTGTGCGGATGCGACCGCACCGCTGTAGAGGGAAGGACTAGTCATGGTCACTTGCGACCTATGCGGAAACGCGTTGTACACCACGCTTCTCGTCACGATCGAAGGCCGAGGCGGCCACCGGTGCGCGCCCGGGATCCCCTCATGACCGCCGACCGCACGCCGGGGCTCGGCGACGACGGAATTGACGACCCGGTCCAGGCGCATGCTCCTGCGGCCAGGGTTCGGCCGCTCAAAGCGATGGGACTCGCCGGATACGGGTTGCTGCTGCTTGCATTGGCGCTCTTGGCGGTCGCCCTCGTGGCCGCAGCTTTCGACTGGGCGTTGACCCCTTGGGTGGTGGCGACGGCCGTCTGCGGCGTCGCCGGGCTGGGATTCCTCGCAGCTGTACGCGTCACGCTCGCACGGCACCCCGCCCACGATCGACCCCAACACGACCCGCTGATCCCCGAGGTGACCGAGGAGGAAGCGATCGACTACGAACGCCACCACCACGGGCGCCCCCGTTGAACGCCGGGCGGTCGATGGCCGGTCACGCCGGGGTCAACTCCTGTCGCAGGTCGGCGATCGACTGCCTCAGCAGTCTGGACACGTGCATCTGCGACAGTCCGGTACGTTCGGCGATCGCACTCTGCGACAAGTCCTCGAAATACCTCAGACCGATGATTCGACGTTCGCGATCCCGAAGCCGGGCGAGGGCCGGCCGAAGCGAGTGTGTGTCGTCGACGACGGCGTACCGATGATCGACATGGCCGAGCCGCTCAACCGTGGGACGGTCGTCCTGGTCGCCGCTCACCGGCCGGTCCAACGACACAGTCGACGAAGCAGCTGCGGCCAGACGGGCTTCATCGATGTCCGCGACGTCGACCTCCAGGTCGGCGGCGAGTTCGGCCTTGGTCGGCGACCTCAGCAGCCGGTGCGTCAGGCGCGACTCCGCATCGCTCATCCGCAACGCGAGTTCCTTGATCCGGCGGGGCGTCCTGAGCATGGCGGTCTTGTCCCTGAAATGACGCCGAACCTCGCCCATCACAGTCGGCACG
This genomic window from Gordonia sp. PDNC005 contains:
- a CDS encoding CapA family protein, which translates into the protein MRSVRIGLCAVLVTAVLAVGGSGAPLMLQSADSAAFAADGTPVARQRNGPSTTTITISWVGDNILGTDSDFGGGTLPELWARAGRSPNYFFQNVKRYFTADDLTVANFEVALTDERRERYKGDGETYHFYGDPAVAESLPAAGIDVVTLANNHTFDYGQAGFDDTIRTLDAVGVDYVGTGHGSEGSAYDFRVIRDVKGVRVGLVGYQAWADTASFRAKVRTDFSTLRAEGAQVVIPFFHWGIEAENRPYEVQTSLAEFAVDQGADAVIGTHPHVLQSMSTYKGRLIAYSLGNFSFGGNTNPSDKRTMILQTRLTVTGERVSRSEFRVIPTRLSRDAEFNDYVPTPYRGAEKAETLEFINEISPDLNGRISTRFRTVE
- a CDS encoding iron-containing redox enzyme family protein is translated as MTRQIRNPTHFAHRPLPGSRGPVSQRIIEAIRAAPVDAPTRIDLPEDLDPWGDDVHLGLLVCHELHYRGWSDAGRDCEWDPALIAARIRLEDLFLAAVGAEADSLPGEGSADAQLGALARVVPSGVTAHLKRHGTEDEFNDYFAARSIYHLKEADPHAWAIPRLRPAAKALFVAVEYDEYGAGRADRVHQALFAELLSSMKLDDGYLAYLDAAPAAVLAPVNLMSCFGLRRSRRGATVGHFAATEMTSPVGSGWLLAGLDRIDAPEPARLFYREHVEADAVHELVMRDEVVASLLADEPSLHDDVLFGIRALQVVEDRLDAAFTAVWESGESLMGTNRAGQLP
- a CDS encoding HemK2/MTQ2 family protein methyltransferase, yielding MTFPLTSPDAPVVPNDLHGVYRPQEDTCLLIDALSSVDFVGAKMLDLCTGSGAVAIAGALRGADVTAVDSCPHAVDATRLAAVQAGVALTVSRSDVAAVEQTGFDLVTCNPPYVPTPPGTEASAVGPSHAWNAGPNGRAVLDVVCAVLPRLLAEDGTALVVQSELADVDATVAALRGAGLRAKVVRERLIPFGPVVESRRELLVRKGFLDPTSEKESIVVIRAQRAGRSPREAT
- a CDS encoding CDGSH iron-sulfur domain-containing protein; the encoded protein is MTNRDDRARRVRVVPKGPILVDGPVEVECPDGSVVRCDRFKVAICACGLSATAPLCDASHRRRLTPAGARREREHH
- a CDS encoding DJ-1/PfpI/YhbO family deglycase/protease encodes the protein MTDDDPIHKGSAPKTPPAGRPLDGAVVAILAADGVEEVELTAPREAVERAGARTVLVSLHDGEIQAFHNDVEPAARFAVDKVITDVSVADFDALILPGGTTNPDKLRQDVHAVDFVRGCMHADRPTGVICHGGWTLVEANVVAGRTLTSYPSIRTDIRNAGGTVVDGEVVVDGALVSSRNPDDLPAFCAKIVDVFARQR
- a CDS encoding GlsB/YeaQ/YmgE family stress response membrane protein, coding for MSEIQLATVDVLAKSSTFTSVGWIGYIIIGGLAGWLASKVMGTDAQMGLLANIVVGVIGALLGGFLLSFFLDTASGGMWFTFFTALAGSIILLAILRAFSGRRAG
- a CDS encoding response regulator transcription factor — translated: MGPITVAIIDDYDVVVRGLATMLRLYSHRVSVQALSTSGDVSEPVDIALYDSFANPPADKQTIDSLLTDSKVGQVVMYSWEVSEPIAAAALENGAAAFLSKKLPAAELVDALERIHEADGAPRVFPGRTETAVSSAGDWPGREEGLTQREAEVLALITQGLSNADITDRTGLSINSVKTYIRTCYRRIGVTTRAQAVLWGAQHGFVPDRPRR
- a CDS encoding PAS and ANTAR domain-containing protein, producing the protein MQGQLDHPAADRPAFRYGRFWYYRDDDRWEWSDQLARLHGYESAESVAPTIDLLLAHKHPDDRERVAELIERVRRAGAPFSSEHRIIDRRGSIIPVIVIGDLMHDPGGRRRGTFGFYVASSTGGEVPDSANSRGRMDIDEMVRRRATIERVKGAVMLAYRLNAQQAFDLLVWRSQESNVKLYELAAAIDARLADVDLPSRARSSFDRIVLSAHEDVSP
- a CDS encoding SRPBCC family protein; its protein translation is MSDQTSVTVERVIDAPVDRVFDVLSNPERHQSLDGSGFIRGVDHADRIQHVGDVFTMNMEGSHMGGEYQTDNHVTGYAKDKLLAWKTAPAGTEPPGWEWVWELESQGPDETLVRHTYDWSKVTDKSLLEKVGFPLVSERDLQDTLSRLAAEAATA
- a CDS encoding SigB/SigF/SigG family RNA polymerase sigma factor — translated: MKDHEYDHVSDLLAERENLHENDPRRVTLRDRAVVESLPLAQHIAQRFGGRGESHDDLVQVARLGLVQAVDRFQPSRGADFLSFAVPTVMGEVRRHFRDKTAMLRTPRRIKELALRMSDAESRLTHRLLRSPTKAELAADLEVDVADIDEARLAAAASSTVSLDRPVSGDQDDRPTVERLGHVDHRYAVVDDTHSLRPALARLRDRERRIIGLRYFEDLSQSAIAERTGLSQMHVSRLLRQSIADLRQELTPA